In Actinoplanes derwentensis, the following proteins share a genomic window:
- a CDS encoding ABC transporter substrate-binding protein, giving the protein MVNHVPRRQALKLAGLAGLAATLPACGRGFGGKGGDDGKTEINMVWWGDAQRAELTQKSLDLFQSANPGVRVRTEYQDSSPYKDKLAARFAAGDPPDLLAMRFDSLREYADRGSLLDLTAQSGALDLTGLTPQAAALGQVGPQSFGVPSGLNTIGFVVDKALTDKYGVAIPDGDTWSWEQFGDFAAQISKASDNKVYGSNFEPWTVANLLVFARQRGEDFFTADGKLGATAATVTAWFQLTLDLRARGAFPPAGFIDQNNGASPAQSYLAKKSIASQIIPTNNLLGYNQTCGGTLELLRIPGESGAPRRGQSIDTPALWSIAAVSKHPKETLALLNFLINDAEAAKVAGTTRGVPPNRAIAEQIAPALEADNKRSADFLARLQNEKLPPSYPYPLGASKLTNILKTLSTEVEFGRTTAKQAGDQFVTEARKAIT; this is encoded by the coding sequence ATGGTCAACCATGTCCCTAGACGCCAGGCACTCAAGCTGGCCGGTCTCGCGGGGCTCGCCGCCACCCTGCCCGCCTGTGGGCGCGGCTTCGGCGGCAAAGGCGGCGACGACGGGAAGACCGAGATCAACATGGTGTGGTGGGGTGACGCCCAGCGCGCCGAACTCACCCAGAAGTCACTCGACCTGTTCCAGAGCGCCAACCCGGGTGTCCGGGTCCGCACCGAATATCAGGACAGCAGCCCGTACAAGGACAAACTCGCCGCCCGGTTCGCCGCCGGTGACCCGCCGGACCTCCTCGCCATGCGCTTCGACAGCCTCCGCGAGTACGCCGACCGCGGCAGCCTGCTCGACCTCACCGCCCAGTCCGGCGCCCTGGACCTGACCGGGCTCACCCCGCAGGCCGCCGCGCTCGGCCAGGTCGGGCCGCAGTCATTCGGCGTGCCGTCGGGGCTCAACACCATCGGTTTCGTCGTCGACAAGGCGCTCACCGACAAGTACGGCGTGGCCATCCCGGACGGCGACACCTGGAGCTGGGAACAGTTCGGTGATTTCGCCGCCCAGATCTCCAAGGCGAGCGACAACAAGGTGTACGGATCCAACTTCGAACCGTGGACGGTCGCCAACCTGCTGGTCTTCGCCCGTCAGCGCGGTGAGGACTTCTTCACCGCCGACGGAAAGCTGGGCGCCACCGCGGCCACCGTCACCGCCTGGTTCCAGCTCACCCTCGACCTGCGCGCCCGGGGTGCCTTCCCGCCGGCCGGGTTCATCGACCAGAACAACGGCGCCTCCCCGGCCCAGTCCTACCTGGCGAAGAAGTCGATCGCCTCGCAGATCATCCCGACCAACAACCTGCTCGGCTACAACCAGACCTGCGGCGGCACCCTGGAACTGCTGCGCATCCCCGGCGAATCCGGGGCACCGCGGCGCGGGCAGTCCATCGACACTCCGGCGCTCTGGTCGATCGCGGCCGTCTCGAAGCACCCGAAGGAGACTCTCGCTCTCCTGAACTTCCTGATCAACGACGCGGAGGCGGCGAAGGTGGCCGGCACCACCCGTGGAGTGCCGCCGAACCGGGCCATCGCCGAGCAGATCGCGCCGGCGCTGGAGGCCGACAACAAGCGGTCCGCCGACTTCCTGGCCAGACTCCAGAACGAGAAGCTGCCGCCGTCGTACCCGTACCCGCTGGGCGCCAGCAAGCTCACCAACATCCTCAAGACGCTCAGCACCGAGGTCGAGTTCGGGCGCACCACCGCCAAACAAGCCGGCGACCAGTTCGTCACCGAGGCCCGCAAAGCGATCACCTGA
- a CDS encoding carbohydrate ABC transporter permease: MTAAVRQDRAGYLFLLPWFAGTLFMIAPFFASLYLAFTDYDLLTPPRWAGLANFREMLGDTTLHQSLKVTVVYTVVSVPMSLIVALAVAMVLDRGVRGLAIYRSVYYLPSLLGGSVAIVMLWRYIFAYDGIVNDFLAWFGIQGPGWASDPRYALSTLILLHVWTFGSPMVIFLAGLRQIPAMYYEAASMDGASPWRQFRAITVPLLSPIIFFNLVQSLIASFQTFTQGYVISNGTGGPGQATLFYNLYLYQKGFAEFDMGYASSMAWLLLMIIAGFTAINFLAARYWVFYDN; this comes from the coding sequence ATGACCGCTGCGGTGCGCCAGGACCGGGCCGGTTACCTGTTCCTGCTGCCCTGGTTCGCCGGGACGCTTTTCATGATCGCCCCGTTCTTCGCGTCGCTCTATCTGGCGTTCACCGACTACGACCTGCTCACCCCGCCGCGCTGGGCCGGGCTGGCGAACTTCCGGGAGATGCTCGGCGATACGACCCTGCACCAGTCGCTGAAGGTCACGGTCGTCTACACGGTGGTGTCGGTGCCGATGTCCCTGATCGTGGCCCTGGCCGTCGCGATGGTGCTCGACCGTGGGGTGCGCGGCCTGGCGATCTACCGGAGTGTCTACTACCTGCCGTCGTTGCTGGGCGGCAGCGTCGCGATCGTCATGCTCTGGCGGTACATCTTCGCCTACGACGGCATCGTCAACGATTTCCTGGCCTGGTTCGGGATTCAGGGGCCGGGATGGGCGAGCGATCCGCGGTACGCACTGAGCACGCTGATCCTGCTGCACGTGTGGACGTTCGGCTCGCCGATGGTGATCTTCCTGGCCGGGCTGCGGCAGATCCCGGCGATGTATTACGAGGCCGCCTCGATGGACGGCGCCTCGCCGTGGCGGCAGTTCCGGGCGATCACGGTGCCGCTGCTCAGCCCGATCATCTTCTTCAACCTGGTGCAGTCGCTGATCGCGTCCTTTCAGACCTTCACCCAGGGGTACGTGATCAGCAACGGCACCGGCGGTCCCGGTCAGGCGACGCTGTTCTACAACCTCTACCTGTATCAGAAGGGGTTCGCCGAGTTCGACATGGGTTATGCGTCGTCGATGGCGTGGCTGCTCCTGATGATCATCGCTGGATTCACCGCGATCAACTTCCTCGCCGCCCGTTACTGGGTCTTCTACGACAACTGA
- a CDS encoding RICIN domain-containing protein, protein MRRRTEPRSASRTPARGLFAALLLGAAVLVGSTPSPAAAAPSTGVTYQLKVTKSGMCLDVPAASTANGALLQQWGCTDNANWQQFTLVASGSAYLIKNVNSGKCVDVPDWSTTSGTQLQQYTCVSSQANQQWTLTASGTNTYQLVNVNSGLCISDKDASTTSGGAIIQETCTANTNKQWAFVSTAGRTWPTAPDGFASTGGGTTGGAGGTTVTVTTQADLARYAAMSGSYVIRVGAAITISPLGTEIPVTSNKTIVGVGTSGQIVGGGFFLGAGTRNVIIRNLTIRDTRMADDDPGDDVYDYDGIQMDTADHIWIDHNLITRMNDGLIDSRKDTTYLTVSWNVLAQGNKAFGIGWTDNVTARMTIHHNWIHDTGQRNPSTDNVAYAHLYNNYLQNITGYGNYSRGSTKMVLENSYFQSVKDPFYPDATAQLRQSGSILVSCTGNQVTSGSAFTPGSFYSYTLDAAADVPALLRTYAGPQANIGT, encoded by the coding sequence ATGCGCAGACGAACCGAACCGCGAAGCGCCTCTCGCACGCCGGCCCGCGGATTGTTCGCGGCCCTGCTGCTGGGCGCGGCCGTCCTGGTCGGGTCCACCCCGTCGCCGGCCGCTGCCGCGCCGTCCACCGGAGTCACCTACCAGCTGAAAGTCACCAAGAGCGGCATGTGCCTGGACGTGCCCGCCGCGTCCACCGCGAACGGCGCCCTGCTCCAGCAGTGGGGCTGCACCGACAACGCGAACTGGCAACAGTTCACCCTGGTCGCCTCCGGCTCGGCCTACCTGATCAAGAACGTCAACAGCGGCAAGTGCGTCGACGTCCCCGACTGGTCCACCACCTCCGGCACTCAACTCCAGCAATACACATGTGTATCCAGTCAAGCCAACCAACAATGGACACTCACCGCCAGCGGCACCAACACCTACCAACTCGTCAACGTGAACAGCGGCCTCTGCATCTCCGACAAAGACGCCTCCACCACCTCAGGCGGCGCGATCATCCAGGAGACCTGCACCGCCAACACCAACAAGCAGTGGGCGTTCGTGTCGACGGCCGGACGCACCTGGCCGACGGCCCCGGACGGTTTCGCGTCGACCGGCGGCGGCACCACCGGCGGTGCGGGCGGTACCACGGTCACCGTCACCACCCAGGCCGACCTGGCCCGCTACGCCGCGATGTCCGGCTCGTACGTGATCCGGGTGGGTGCGGCGATCACCATCAGCCCGCTCGGCACCGAGATCCCGGTGACCTCGAACAAGACGATCGTCGGCGTCGGCACGAGCGGCCAGATCGTCGGCGGCGGCTTCTTCCTGGGCGCCGGCACCCGCAACGTGATCATCCGGAACCTGACCATCCGGGACACCAGGATGGCCGACGACGACCCGGGTGACGACGTGTACGACTACGACGGCATCCAGATGGACACCGCTGATCACATCTGGATCGACCACAACCTGATCACCCGGATGAACGACGGGCTGATCGACTCGCGCAAGGACACCACGTACCTGACGGTGTCGTGGAACGTTCTGGCCCAGGGCAACAAGGCGTTCGGCATCGGCTGGACCGACAACGTCACCGCCCGCATGACGATCCACCACAACTGGATCCACGACACCGGCCAGCGCAACCCGAGCACCGACAACGTCGCCTACGCGCACCTCTACAACAACTACCTGCAGAACATCACCGGGTACGGCAACTACTCCCGTGGCAGTACGAAGATGGTCCTGGAGAACAGCTACTTCCAGAGCGTCAAGGACCCGTTCTACCCCGACGCGACCGCCCAGCTCCGGCAGAGCGGCAGCATCCT
- a CDS encoding pectinesterase family protein, which yields MRRLFAVLLLTSAVIAGSTPSPAAAAPSAGVTYQLKVTKSGMCLDVPAASTANGALLQQWGCTTGSTWQQFTLVASGSAYLIKNVNSGKCVDVPDWSTTSGTQLQQYTCVSSQANQQWTLVASGTNTYQLVNNNSGLCISDKDASTTSGGAIIQETCTANTNKQWAFVTGSTAAATVASDGTGQYTTVQAAIDAVPANNTTRRTITIKAGTYREIVTIPSNKPYVTLQGLGSSASQTVIVNNHSSAGGYGTSGSATVFVNGANFAATNLTLSNDYGEGSQAVAANLNGDRSVFDNVRFLGAQDTLLVNNYRHYVRNSYVEGTVDFIFGSGTAVFNNTAIYQKRSTGGPITAAKTDAATAYGFLFYKCAVTGATSNTTQLGRPWGADAQVLYRETSLSATIATAQPWTDMSSNSWKNARFFEYKNTGSGATQNSNRPQMSDATAASHTPQRYLAGSDGWNPVG from the coding sequence ATGCGAAGGCTCTTCGCAGTCCTGCTCCTGACCTCGGCGGTGATAGCCGGGTCCACCCCGTCGCCGGCCGCCGCCGCACCCTCGGCCGGAGTCACCTACCAGCTGAAAGTCACCAAGAGCGGCATGTGCCTGGACGTCCCCGCCGCGTCCACCGCGAACGGCGCCCTGCTCCAGCAGTGGGGATGCACCACCGGCTCCACCTGGCAACAGTTCACCCTCGTCGCCTCCGGCTCGGCCTACCTGATCAAAAACGTCAACAGCGGCAAATGCGTCGACGTCCCCGACTGGTCCACCACCTCCGGCACTCAACTCCAGCAATACACATGCGTATCCAGTCAAGCCAACCAACAATGGACACTCGTAGCGAGTGGCACCAACACCTACCAACTCGTCAACAACAACAGCGGCCTCTGCATCTCCGACAAAGACGCCTCCACCACCTCAGGCGGCGCGATCATCCAGGAGACCTGCACCGCCAACACCAACAAGCAGTGGGCGTTCGTCACCGGCAGCACTGCCGCGGCGACCGTCGCCTCCGACGGCACCGGCCAGTACACCACCGTGCAGGCCGCGATCGACGCCGTCCCGGCGAACAACACCACCCGGCGCACCATCACCATCAAGGCGGGCACCTACCGGGAGATCGTCACGATCCCGTCGAACAAGCCGTACGTCACGCTGCAGGGTCTCGGCTCGTCGGCGAGCCAGACGGTGATCGTCAACAACCACAGTTCAGCCGGTGGTTACGGCACGTCGGGCAGTGCCACCGTCTTCGTGAACGGCGCGAACTTCGCCGCCACCAACCTGACCCTGTCCAACGACTACGGCGAAGGCAGTCAGGCGGTGGCCGCGAACCTCAACGGCGACCGGTCGGTCTTCGACAACGTGCGGTTCCTCGGTGCCCAGGACACCCTGCTGGTCAACAACTACCGGCACTACGTCAGGAACAGCTACGTCGAAGGCACCGTCGACTTCATCTTCGGCAGCGGCACCGCGGTCTTCAACAACACGGCGATCTACCAGAAACGCAGTACCGGCGGCCCGATCACGGCGGCCAAGACCGATGCCGCCACCGCATACGGCTTCCTCTTCTACAAGTGCGCGGTGACCGGCGCGACCAGCAACACCACCCAGCTGGGCCGCCCGTGGGGCGCCGACGCGCAGGTGCTCTATCGGGAGACCAGTCTGAGCGCCACGATCGCGACCGCGCAGCCGTGGACCGACATGTCGTCCAACTCGTGGAAGAACGCCCGCTTCTTCGAATACAAGAACACCGGCTCCGGCGCCACCCAGAACAGCAACCGGCCGCAGATGAGCGATGCGACGGCCGCCAGTCACACCCCGCAGAGATATCTCGCGGGCTCCGACGGCTGGAATCCGGTGGGCTGA
- a CDS encoding carbohydrate ABC transporter permease: protein MGLIMMYPLLWLISSSFKPSNSVFTDESLWPSVWEFGNYARGWTSLRESFEIYLVNSLVIVVLSIIGNLLSCSLAAFAFARLRFHGRKLFFAMMLGTMMLPGHVLVVPQYVLFDKLGWLNTYYPLLVPHFLATNGFYIFLMVQFMRSLPTELDDAARIDGCGPFGIFWRIVLPLCRPAFATTAIFTFISVWNEFFGPLLYLTDPELYTVPLALRQFMDSEGQSMWGEMFAMSFVSLAPVIGFFIAGQKHLVKGIATTGLR from the coding sequence GTGGGGCTGATCATGATGTACCCGCTGCTGTGGCTGATCTCCAGCTCCTTCAAGCCCAGCAACAGCGTCTTCACCGACGAGTCGCTGTGGCCGTCGGTGTGGGAGTTCGGCAACTACGCGCGCGGCTGGACGTCCCTACGGGAGTCGTTCGAGATCTACCTGGTCAACTCCCTGGTGATCGTGGTCCTCAGCATCATCGGCAATCTGCTGTCCTGCTCGCTGGCCGCGTTCGCGTTCGCCCGCCTGCGTTTCCACGGCCGCAAGCTGTTCTTCGCCATGATGCTCGGCACGATGATGCTGCCCGGTCACGTCCTGGTCGTGCCGCAGTACGTGCTCTTCGACAAACTGGGCTGGCTCAACACGTACTATCCGCTGCTGGTTCCGCATTTCCTCGCGACCAACGGGTTCTACATCTTCCTGATGGTCCAGTTCATGCGGTCGCTGCCGACCGAACTCGACGACGCGGCCCGCATCGACGGCTGTGGCCCGTTCGGCATCTTCTGGCGGATCGTCCTGCCGCTGTGCCGGCCGGCGTTCGCCACCACCGCGATCTTCACCTTCATCTCGGTGTGGAACGAGTTCTTCGGCCCGCTGCTCTACCTCACCGACCCGGAGCTCTACACGGTGCCGCTGGCACTCCGGCAGTTCATGGACTCCGAGGGCCAGAGCATGTGGGGCGAGATGTTCGCCATGTCGTTCGTGTCGCTGGCCCCGGTCATCGGCTTCTTCATCGCCGGACAGAAACACCTCGTGAAAGGCATCGCCACCACCGGATTGCGATAG